The following coding sequences lie in one Silene latifolia isolate original U9 population chromosome 5, ASM4854445v1, whole genome shotgun sequence genomic window:
- the LOC141657213 gene encoding sufE-like protein 1, chloroplastic/mitochondrial, with amino-acid sequence MTSMSIPSSIRSIKIKPNFKILPNPNLFLKPLISSFPHSLTSFKSITFQTLPTTKPQFIPNSSSSSSSLQSVEELPPKLQEIVKLFQSTDNPRAKYQQLLSYATKLPQLDEKYKNKENKVEGCVSQVWVRAFLGDDSKDKVYYEADSDSVMTKGLAALLVLGLSGQPITEIVRVTPDFVTLLGLQQNLTPSRNNGFLNMLRLMQRKALFLGLEAEKQGSSDLGSELSGAKDGIGGVSEEGMDSYDSSQKLDDVGGVNGEERSILDDVGDEIEGKWDDGGGVNGRERLSIDNVRSELEGKWDDGIGVNGEERSNLDDVRSEIGGRGERIREVLERELSPVKLEIEDVSYQHAGHAGVRGSDGETHFNLKIVSNEFQGKSMVKRHRIIYGLLQDELQSGLHALSIVAKTPSEVEEGR; translated from the coding sequence ATGACATCCATGTCGATTCCTTCATCAATCCGATCAATCAAAATCAAACCCAATTTCAAAATTCTCCCAAACCCTAACCTCTTCTTAAAACCCTTAATTTCATCCTTTCCTCACTCCCTCACCTCTTTCAAATCAATCACTTTCCAAACCCTACCTACAACAAAACCCCAATTCATCCCcaattcttcatcatcttcatcttctcTTCAATCAGTTGAAGAACTTCCCCCAAAACTCCAAGAAATCGTCAAACTCTTTCAATCTACAGATAACCCACGTGCCAAATACCAACAACTTTTGTCCTAtgccacaaaattacctcaattggatgaaaaatacaaaaataaagagAATAAAGTTGAGGGTTGTGTTTCTCAAGTGTGGGTTAGAGCATTTTTAGGTGATGATTCTAAGGATAAAGTGTATTATGAAGCTGATTCTGATTCTGTTATGACTAAAGGTCTTGCTGCTTTACTTGTTCTTGGTCTTTCTGGTCAACCAATTACGGAAATTGTTAGGGTTACACCTGATTTTGTTACCCTTTTAGGGCTTCAGCAGAATTTGACTCCTTCTAGGAATAATGGGTTTTTGAATATGTTGAGGTTGATGCAAAGGAAAGctttgtttttgggtttggagGCTGAGAAACAAGGGAGTTCTGATTTGGGTAGTGAGCTTTCCGGTGCGAAAGACGGGATTGGTGGTGTAAGTGAGGAGGGAATGGATAGTTATGATTCGAGTCAAAAATTGGATGATGTTGGTGGTGTTAATGGGGAGGAAAGGTCGATTCTTGATGATGTTGGGGACGAAATTGAGGGAAAATGGGATGATGGTGGTGGTGTTAATGGAAGGGAAAGATTGAGTATTGACAATGTTCGAAGCGAACTTGAGGGAAAATGGGATGATGGTATTGGTGTTAATGGGGAGGAAAGGTCAAATCTTGATGATGTTCGAAGCGAAATTGGAGGAAGAGGGGAGAGGATTAGAGAGGTGTTGGAGAGGGAATTGAGTCCTGTGAAGTTGGAAATTGAGGACGTGTCTTATCAACATGCTGGACATGCTGGTGTAAGAGGGAGTGATGGGGAAACACATTTTAACTTGAAGATCGTGTCGAATGAGTTTCAAGGGAAGAGCATGGTTAAAAGGCATAGGATTATATATGGTTTGTTGCAAGATGAATTGCAAAGTGGGTTACATGCTTTGTCTATAGTTGCTAAAACACCAAGTGAGGTAGAGGAAGGGAGATAA
- the LOC141657214 gene encoding uncharacterized protein At1g08160: MSDPSLGDGQSLPPPPQRQHSNKTPTPPRRFQNSTPPNPFSPFSVTRQGVNLKSPRLGYSPAPFVRLLSNDPLLHRPRKTHPLVWCSAIMCLIFCLLVIFFGIVTLIVYLVIRPRYSTFDVPNANLNAIYFDSPENFNGDFTLLANFTNPNRKISIRYDYLDVELYFADRLIATQALEPFTQRPGERRLEMIHLISSLVYLPPYPAIELQRQVQINRVKYDIRGNFRVRARVGIIRFSYWLHTTCQLEMTSPPTGRLVARNCKTKR; the protein is encoded by the coding sequence ATGTCTGATCCGTCATTAGGAGATGGGCAATCTCTTCCACCTCCTCCACAAAGACAACATAGTAATAAGACGCCAACTCCGCCAAGAAGGTTTCAGAATTCAACTCCTCCAAATCCCTTCTCGCCATTCTCGGTAACAAGGCAAGGTGTAAATCTAAAAAGCCCTAGATTAGGATACTCACCAGCACCCTTTGTAAGGTTACTAAGCAACGATCCTTTACTCCACCGGCCTAGAAAAACTCATCCTTTAGTTTGGTGTAGTGCGATTATGTGTCTCATCTTTTGCCTCCTTGTAATTTTTTTTGGCATCGTGACTCTGATCGTTTATCTAGTCATCCGGCCGAGATACTCGACATTCGACGTACCAAATGCAAATCTCAATGCCATCTACTTCGATTCCCCTGAAAATTTCAATGGAGACTTCACTTTATTGGCAAATTTCACCAACCCAAATAGGAAAATCAGTATAAGATATGATTACCTGGATGTTGAGCTCTACTTTGCCGACAGGCTGATAGCAACTCAAGCTCTGGAGCCCTTCACTCAGAGACCAGGCGAAAGAAGGCTGGAAATGATCCATTTAATATCGAGCTTGGTATATCTGCCCCCATATCCTGCAATTGAACTACAGAGACAAGTGCAGATCAATAGGGTCAAGTATGATATCAGGGGAAATTTCAGGGTCAGGGCTCGAGTAGGTATTATCCGTTTCTCATACTGGTTGCATACGACATGCCAGTTAGAGATGACAAGTCCACCTACTGGACGTCTAGTCGCTAGAAACTGCAAAACAAAGAGATGA